The following are from one region of the Amia ocellicauda isolate fAmiCal2 chromosome 1, fAmiCal2.hap1, whole genome shotgun sequence genome:
- the il11a gene encoding uncharacterized protein il11a has protein sequence MKLVADASPSILLSLLLAQLPAFIGCFPAKARFHGDFDKLTNQMQHLLRQTKTLLKDHAIDVSVEPRFQSLPVVTNTASDLTALQVKPTLTQILSDMQVYERHFDWLTQLLRRQGQAHPVKLGDVHHTLKAVNSALIRQMVKLDMSRPVSPSLSPLPSSPLPWELVQISREFLQQLRLYSDWSFRALLALKAKI, from the exons ATGAAAC TGGTAGCAGACGCCTCcccctccatcctcctctctctgCTCTTGGCTCAGCTGCCCGCTTTCATCGGCTGCTTCCCTGCCAAAGCCCGTTTCCACGGTGACTTTGACAAGCTGACCAACCAAATGCAGCACCTCCTTCGACAGACCAAGACTTTGCtg aaggATCATGCGATTGATGTGTCAGTGGAGCCCAGATTCCAGTCACTTCCTGTCGTCACAAACACAGCCAGTGACCTCACAGCACTGCAg gTGAAGCCCACTCTAACTCAGATCCTGTCAGACATGCAGGTGTACGAGCGGCACTTTGATTGGTTGACCCAGTTGTTACGGCGACAGGGTCAAGCCCATCCAGTCAAGCTGGGGGACGTGCACCACACGCTTAAGGCTGTGAATTCTGCCCTCATACGCCAG ATGGTGAAACTGGACATGTCTCGCCCCGTGTCACCGTCCCTCTCTCCGCTCCCCTCCTCGCCGTTGCCTTGGGAACTGGTCCAGATCTCTCGGGAGTTTCTGCAGCAGCTCCGTCTCTATAGCGACTGGTCCTTCCGTGCCCTCCTGGCTCTCAAGGCCAAGATCTGA